In Leptospira perdikensis, the genomic window ATAGAAGTATCTTGTTTCTACTTTTGCGAGTGGATGAAAATCCACTTTCTTATAGTTGGCTAACTTTTCAATGGACTCGTCCATGATCCGATTGAGTGTTTGTGCTTTGGCTGCTTCTTTTTTCGCAGCAAGTTCTTGGAATTTGGATTTTAATTGTTCGAGGAATGTTACTTCTTCTGTTAGAAATTTTGTGATATTGCCACGAAGTTTTAGAATTTGTAAATATCTTTGTTCGAATCCTGTTTGGTCAAAGGCTTTGGGATTTAGTTTTCCGTGTTCTTGGTATTCGGCTCTAATTTTTTCTAATATTGCTTTTGTTTCTGCTTCCGACAGTTCTTTCATTTCGATTGTTTCCAGTGTTCTATATCAAGTATGGTTTTATCCAAATCTTGTGCAAAATAAAGGGATGCATTTTTAGCGTCAACATACATCAACTGGTTCGCATATTGTAATTGTTTGACCTGAATTTCGTTTTTTAGGTTTAAAATATTTAACAATTGCAAACTAAGTTTTTTGAAGTCTTTGACTATAGTATCGGAATGTCTTTGCATTTCAAACAGATGTAGTCTGTTTAATTTTTCCTTATCCGATTCAATAAATTTCATTTCTTCCCTTTTTTCTGCAGGTGCTTTCGAGATATAATACGTAATAGGACGAGGATATGATGTCATTTCTTTGTGAAGATCGACCATTTTATCTAGGGCTTCAAAAACTTGTGATTCCATTTCACGAGCAAAGTTCCCCACTATATTTTTGTTTTCGGAAGGATCTCCTGTGAGTTCAAAAATTCGGGAAGACTGTAAGTTCCGAATGATAGCGGTCACTCGTTCTCGATAAGTGGATAATAATTTAATAAAATCTTCTATACTTTGAAAAGCCGTTTTGTCTCCGGAATCTTCTCCCACTTGTAAATTGGGTTCTGTATTTTTAGCTTCTTCTGTTTCTTCTGGTTTTGGTAAATCCGGAGTGTTGAGAAGCCCGTCATGGGAGAGCACTTCCTTAATGGGGAGAAGGGGTGGTGGT contains:
- a CDS encoding LIC_10450 family protein, with protein sequence MTPDKSKYHYIKIDSISEIDPIKLSISQIQQRYIDKDNNRYALRFNKDTRRIEILKLIGNHFEVVPQASTSQLPDTSKPSANPAASTTPTPPTQISEGLKANPILSKLVGAQSQTQQNPIEKPIDSQKDKPGFTPTNPEENLMQEDVDLDIFEGETPPPLLPIKEVLSHDGLLNTPDLPKPEETEEAKNTEPNLQVGEDSGDKTAFQSIEDFIKLLSTYRERVTAIIRNLQSSRIFELTGDPSENKNIVGNFAREMESQVFEALDKMVDLHKEMTSYPRPITYYISKAPAEKREEMKFIESDKEKLNRLHLFEMQRHSDTIVKDFKKLSLQLLNILNLKNEIQVKQLQYANQLMYVDAKNASLYFAQDLDKTILDIEHWKQSK